Proteins encoded in a region of the Psychromicrobium lacuslunae genome:
- a CDS encoding TMEM175 family protein, whose product MNDQSASIADRVTASAQALRHGPNTERTVFFSDAVFAIAMTLLVLDLRVELPSNPSVEEINEAIVEQMPAFAGFLLSFILVGVNWINHHRRFSGIARYDGRLQQLNLLFLFFIAFMPVPTSLLFVNAGSPWPVALYAFVVAAISLSLNLLWWYARRAELMDEKVSEALYRYSLHATVPVWGVFLLSIPFAFISTDIALYSWLLIIPVSIIFNRVQWRRFVSRETARFAAEDAAAAQAAG is encoded by the coding sequence ATGAACGATCAGAGTGCCAGCATTGCCGACCGTGTCACAGCTTCTGCCCAAGCGTTGCGGCATGGGCCTAATACTGAGCGGACGGTTTTCTTTTCGGATGCTGTCTTCGCAATTGCGATGACTCTCTTGGTCTTGGATCTACGGGTGGAGCTGCCGTCGAACCCCAGTGTTGAAGAGATCAATGAGGCGATAGTCGAGCAAATGCCGGCCTTTGCGGGCTTTCTGCTTTCATTTATTCTGGTCGGCGTCAATTGGATCAACCATCATCGCCGATTCAGCGGGATCGCCCGGTATGACGGCAGACTTCAACAGCTCAATTTGCTGTTCTTGTTTTTTATCGCCTTCATGCCGGTACCCACCAGCCTGCTTTTCGTGAATGCCGGATCGCCGTGGCCGGTGGCGCTCTACGCCTTTGTGGTGGCGGCAATTTCGCTCAGTCTCAACCTGCTTTGGTGGTATGCGCGACGTGCCGAGCTGATGGACGAGAAAGTCTCCGAAGCGCTCTATCGATATTCCCTGCATGCCACCGTGCCGGTTTGGGGCGTCTTCCTGCTCTCCATACCTTTTGCCTTCATTAGCACTGATATTGCACTTTATTCGTGGCTGCTGATCATTCCGGTCAGCATAATCTTCAACCGGGTTCAGTGGCGGCGCTTTGTCAGCCGGGAAACCGCCAGGTTTGCCGCAGAGGATGCTGCCGCTGCGCAGGCTGCAGGCTAG
- a CDS encoding alpha/beta hydrolase family protein, which translates to MTDQPSAAKPKTPFHDLDHYLAIPRLNGLTLSPDGSRLVTTVATLDTKKTGYRNALWEIDTAGIAPARRLTRSAKGESSAAFTADGGLLFTSSRPDPDADDEQDGSALWYLPASGGEAELLHQRAGGVNGFSVNTSSETVLVNAAVLPGAADEQSDEELRKARKERKVSAILHSGYPVRFWDHDLGPDQNRLFVLKRRQQDPEFPGTKEQQIRSELRAVTPDIGKGLFEEHVELSPDGSFALVNVSIPGAKADVRIRVERIQLDTAERTVVAAGSEDCYPGPISPDGKRAIIIKESDSTPEQAVTMTLWLLELSSGELTPLAADWDRWGNPAAWLPDNKTLVVTADDNGRSPIFLIDTETNQVRKLTSDDAAYTDVHVSADGQQVYALRSSYAFPAEVVRVELSDGTVSALRGPVERPELPGKIEEISTTVADGSTVRAWLVLPEEETSTAHPLLLWIHGGPLGSWNAWTWRWNPMLMAARGYAVLLPDPALSTGYGQDFIQRGWGRWGAEPFSDLMAITDAAVARADIDAERTAAMGGSFGGYMANWVAGHTDRFKAIVTHASLWELPGFSTSTDMAMYWRREMSAQMAAENSPHHAVANIVSPVLVIHGDKDYRVPIGEGLRLWYELLASSGRPADDEGNTVHRFLYFPDENHWILKPQHARVWYSVVESFLAEHVLGQRVDPVKELGL; encoded by the coding sequence ATGACAGATCAGCCTTCGGCAGCGAAGCCGAAAACGCCCTTCCACGACCTTGATCACTATCTCGCCATTCCGCGGCTGAACGGACTGACTCTGAGCCCGGATGGCAGTCGTCTAGTCACTACGGTGGCCACCCTGGACACTAAGAAAACTGGATATCGAAACGCCCTCTGGGAGATCGACACCGCGGGTATTGCGCCAGCACGTCGACTGACCCGCAGCGCCAAGGGCGAGTCATCGGCAGCTTTCACCGCTGACGGTGGTTTGCTGTTCACCTCCTCGCGGCCGGACCCCGACGCCGATGACGAGCAGGATGGCAGTGCGCTGTGGTATCTCCCGGCGAGCGGTGGCGAGGCCGAGCTGCTGCATCAGCGTGCGGGCGGGGTAAATGGCTTCAGCGTGAACACCAGCTCGGAAACCGTATTGGTGAATGCGGCGGTTTTGCCCGGTGCTGCTGACGAGCAGAGCGATGAGGAACTGCGCAAAGCCCGGAAAGAGCGGAAAGTCTCAGCCATTCTGCATTCGGGCTATCCGGTTCGTTTTTGGGATCACGATCTCGGCCCGGATCAAAACCGGCTCTTTGTGCTGAAGCGTCGACAGCAAGATCCGGAATTTCCCGGTACTAAGGAACAGCAGATCCGCAGCGAACTGCGTGCGGTCACGCCAGATATTGGCAAGGGCCTGTTTGAGGAGCATGTCGAGCTCAGCCCAGACGGCAGCTTCGCCCTGGTGAATGTTTCCATTCCGGGGGCCAAGGCCGACGTCAGGATTAGGGTTGAGCGGATTCAGCTAGACACCGCTGAGCGGACTGTCGTTGCTGCCGGGAGCGAAGACTGTTATCCGGGGCCGATAAGCCCGGATGGTAAGCGCGCGATCATTATCAAAGAGAGCGACAGCACCCCCGAGCAGGCGGTGACCATGACCCTCTGGTTGCTTGAGCTGAGCAGCGGTGAACTGACGCCGCTAGCGGCGGATTGGGATCGTTGGGGCAATCCTGCAGCCTGGTTGCCCGATAACAAGACGCTGGTGGTGACAGCCGATGACAATGGCCGATCACCGATCTTCTTGATTGACACCGAGACGAACCAGGTTCGTAAGCTCACCAGTGACGACGCCGCCTATACCGATGTGCACGTTTCAGCCGATGGTCAGCAGGTTTATGCACTGCGAAGCTCCTACGCATTCCCCGCTGAGGTGGTTCGGGTAGAACTTTCCGATGGCACTGTTAGTGCCCTGCGCGGACCGGTGGAACGCCCCGAGCTGCCAGGCAAAATCGAAGAAATTAGCACCACGGTGGCGGACGGCTCGACCGTGCGCGCTTGGCTGGTGCTGCCCGAAGAGGAAACCAGCACCGCTCATCCTTTGTTGCTTTGGATTCACGGCGGTCCATTGGGCTCATGGAATGCCTGGACCTGGCGTTGGAACCCGATGCTTATGGCGGCCCGCGGCTATGCCGTGCTATTGCCGGATCCCGCGCTCTCAACTGGCTATGGACAGGATTTCATTCAGCGTGGTTGGGGACGCTGGGGTGCCGAGCCGTTTAGCGATCTGATGGCGATCACGGATGCCGCGGTGGCTAGAGCTGACATTGATGCTGAACGGACTGCCGCCATGGGTGGCTCATTCGGCGGTTACATGGCGAACTGGGTGGCCGGTCACACCGATCGTTTTAAAGCGATTGTTACCCACGCCAGCCTGTGGGAGTTGCCTGGCTTCAGCACCAGCACCGATATGGCGATGTACTGGCGTCGCGAAATGAGCGCCCAAATGGCCGCGGAGAACTCACCGCATCATGCCGTGGCCAATATCGTTTCCCCAGTGTTGGTGATTCATGGAGACAAAGATTACCGGGTGCCCATTGGTGAGGGTCTTCGGCTTTGGTATGAGTTGCTGGCCTCCTCCGGTAGGCCCGCAGACGATGAGGGCAATACCGTCCATCGCTTCCTGTATTTCCCGGATGAAAATCATTGGATTTTGAAACCGCAGCACGCTCGGGTCTGGTATTCGGTGGTGGAGAGTTTCCTGGCCGAGCATGTACTCGGCCAAAGGGTTGATCCGGTGAAGGAGCTTGGCCTCTGA
- a CDS encoding amino-acid N-acetyltransferase has product MSSFNIRPARTTDVPSIKALVAPLAARRVLMAKETVAYFEGIQEMLVAEAASQDAADGVIGCGALHVMWEDLAEIRTLATAPDWLGRGVGHALVEELIERARALGISRVFCLTFEVDFFRRHGFEVMPDQSAVDPQTYSELLRSHDEGVAEFLDLARVKPNTLGNTRMLRVL; this is encoded by the coding sequence GTGAGTAGTTTCAATATTCGACCAGCGCGTACCACCGATGTGCCGAGCATCAAGGCCTTAGTTGCTCCGTTGGCGGCGCGCCGAGTGTTGATGGCTAAAGAAACAGTCGCCTATTTCGAAGGCATTCAAGAAATGCTCGTCGCCGAGGCCGCATCGCAGGATGCCGCCGACGGCGTGATCGGATGCGGCGCTCTGCACGTGATGTGGGAGGACTTGGCTGAGATTCGCACCTTGGCGACCGCACCTGATTGGCTGGGGCGCGGCGTCGGGCATGCCCTGGTGGAGGAGCTGATTGAGCGTGCTCGGGCACTGGGTATTAGCCGGGTATTCTGCCTGACGTTTGAGGTTGATTTTTTCCGCCGCCACGGTTTTGAGGTGATGCCGGATCAGTCGGCGGTGGACCCGCAAACTTACTCGGAACTGCTGCGCTCGCATGACGAGGGCGTTGCAGAATTCTTGGACCTAGCCCGAGTAAAACCCAATACACTCGGCAATACCCGAATGCTCCGAGTGCTCTAA
- a CDS encoding TetR/AcrR family transcriptional regulator, whose protein sequence is MANTSRPSGAPAELTPLELLPAGVALSWGLVPTGTRGPKPGMSVAKIVEAAIQLADRGGLAAVSMKSVADRLGFTAMSLYRYISSKEDLLILMLDAGFGAVPASINLAHGWQAQCRAWTEAVYYRILEHSWVTDIPIGSAPMTYFQTRWLESALQALSGTALSGREKLNTALTLSSLAMANARLTRDMRQGRNQQSSRDESERFEAALASLLPAAEFPELAPLVQANAFSDDDGAEHEHFEFAMELVLEGVAARLRD, encoded by the coding sequence ATGGCTAATACTTCGCGACCGAGCGGTGCACCGGCAGAGCTAACTCCGCTTGAACTGCTGCCCGCTGGGGTGGCGCTTTCCTGGGGTTTAGTGCCCACCGGCACCCGGGGGCCCAAACCGGGAATGAGTGTCGCGAAGATTGTTGAGGCGGCGATCCAGCTGGCTGACCGAGGTGGCTTAGCCGCGGTATCCATGAAGAGCGTGGCGGACCGACTCGGGTTCACTGCGATGAGTCTTTACCGTTACATCAGCTCAAAAGAGGATCTCCTCATTCTGATGCTGGATGCCGGGTTCGGTGCGGTGCCGGCGAGCATCAACCTCGCTCACGGCTGGCAGGCTCAGTGCCGCGCTTGGACCGAGGCGGTCTATTACCGGATCTTGGAGCACTCTTGGGTGACCGATATCCCGATCGGTAGCGCACCGATGACCTACTTCCAGACTCGCTGGCTTGAGTCTGCACTACAGGCCCTTTCTGGCACGGCGCTCAGCGGCAGGGAAAAGCTCAACACCGCGCTCACCTTGAGTTCCTTGGCGATGGCTAATGCCCGGCTTACTCGCGATATGCGCCAGGGCCGCAATCAACAAAGCAGCCGGGACGAGAGTGAACGGTTTGAGGCCGCCTTAGCCAGCCTCTTGCCCGCGGCAGAATTCCCTGAGCTGGCACCTTTGGTGCAAGCCAACGCATTCAGCGACGATGACGGCGCCGAGCATGAACATTTCGAGTTCGCTATGGAGCTGGTACTAGAAGGTGTCGCGGCGAGACTGCGAGATTAG
- the dhaK gene encoding dihydroxyacetone kinase subunit DhaK, with translation MKKLINDPKNVVSESVQGFGLAHPDLVSIHPDPLFISRKQTKSNKVGLVSGGGSGHEPLHAGYVGFGMLDAAVPGAVFTSPTPDAIIPATLAADSGAGVLQIVKNYTGDVLNFEMAAEMATAEGVQVSTVLVNDDVAVEDSLYTAGRRGVGGTVLVEKIAGAAAERGDDLEQVTAIAQRVNDNVRTMGVALSACTVPHAGVPSFELADDEIEIGIGIHGEPGRHRIPMEAADGIADRLLEPVLTDLNLSAGESVLLFVNGMGGTPLSELYIVYRRASQLLAERGFTIERSLVGNYITALEMQGCSISVLRLDQELTELWDAPVHTAALRWGV, from the coding sequence GTGAAAAAGCTCATTAATGACCCCAAAAACGTGGTCAGTGAATCTGTTCAAGGTTTTGGCTTAGCTCATCCGGATCTGGTGAGCATTCACCCAGACCCGCTGTTCATCAGTCGCAAGCAGACTAAGAGTAATAAGGTCGGTTTGGTTTCTGGCGGAGGTTCCGGCCACGAACCCTTGCATGCAGGCTATGTTGGCTTTGGCATGCTGGACGCGGCGGTACCCGGTGCTGTCTTCACCTCGCCCACACCGGATGCCATTATCCCGGCGACCTTGGCCGCCGACTCGGGGGCCGGCGTCCTACAGATCGTCAAGAATTACACCGGTGACGTGCTGAACTTTGAAATGGCCGCCGAAATGGCGACTGCTGAGGGTGTGCAGGTAAGCACTGTGTTGGTAAACGACGATGTAGCGGTAGAAGATTCGCTTTACACCGCGGGACGTCGCGGTGTCGGGGGCACGGTGCTGGTCGAAAAGATCGCCGGTGCTGCCGCCGAACGCGGTGACGATCTGGAACAGGTGACCGCGATTGCGCAGCGGGTGAATGACAATGTGCGCACCATGGGCGTCGCGCTGAGTGCCTGCACCGTCCCACATGCCGGAGTGCCGAGTTTCGAGTTGGCCGATGATGAAATCGAGATCGGTATTGGCATTCACGGCGAACCAGGGCGGCATCGGATACCAATGGAGGCAGCCGATGGCATCGCCGACCGCTTGCTGGAACCGGTGCTGACGGATCTGAATCTGTCAGCAGGAGAGTCCGTCTTGCTTTTCGTCAACGGAATGGGCGGCACTCCGCTTAGCGAGCTGTACATTGTCTACCGCAGGGCCAGCCAGTTGCTCGCCGAGCGAGGATTTACCATTGAGCGCTCCTTGGTGGGGAACTACATCACTGCCCTGGAGATGCAAGGCTGTTCGATCTCCGTTTTGCGGCTGGATCAGGAGCTCACCGAGTTGTGGGATGCGCCGGTGCACACCGCGGCGTTGCGCTGGGGAGTTTAG
- the dhaL gene encoding dihydroxyacetone kinase subunit DhaL — protein sequence MLDTNWAVAWMRASAAIIAEQRMALSELDRLIGDGDHGENLDRGFQAVVAKLDVVYNTPAEVLKMVAMTLMSVVGGAAGPLYGTAFLRAASATSTAANWDAETVAVALTAARDGIVARGKAELRDKTMIDAWTPAVEAADEAVQNGLGEMEVLFAAAAAAQQGAKDTEPLVARKGRASYLGERSAGHRDPGAQSTALLLGAAAQTAREAA from the coding sequence ATGTTGGACACGAACTGGGCGGTGGCCTGGATGCGGGCGAGTGCCGCAATAATTGCCGAGCAGAGGATGGCGCTGAGTGAGCTGGACCGGCTGATCGGCGATGGCGATCACGGCGAGAATTTAGACCGTGGGTTTCAAGCGGTAGTGGCCAAACTGGATGTCGTCTATAACACCCCCGCAGAGGTGCTCAAGATGGTTGCGATGACCCTGATGTCGGTGGTTGGTGGTGCTGCCGGACCGCTTTACGGAACAGCTTTTCTGCGTGCTGCTTCCGCTACCAGCACGGCCGCTAACTGGGATGCCGAGACCGTTGCCGTGGCGCTCACCGCCGCCCGCGACGGCATAGTCGCGCGCGGCAAGGCGGAACTTCGCGATAAGACGATGATCGATGCCTGGACGCCGGCCGTCGAGGCGGCCGATGAGGCGGTGCAGAACGGCCTCGGTGAGATGGAAGTTTTGTTCGCTGCCGCGGCGGCAGCGCAACAAGGCGCCAAGGATACCGAGCCGCTAGTCGCTCGCAAGGGTCGAGCCAGCTACCTAGGGGAGCGCAGCGCCGGGCATCGTGACCCGGGTGCGCAATCGACCGCTCTGCTCCTTGGGGCAGCGGCTCAGACTGCCCGGGAGGCGGCATGA
- the dhaM gene encoding dihydroxyacetone kinase phosphoryl donor subunit DhaM, which produces MTVSLVIVSHSQKLAEGVVELAGQMAPEVRILAAGGMDADAAGQSALGTSLTKISSALATADVGDGVLVLADLGSAVMTAETALELLGNPESIRLAEAPVVEGAVAAAVAAQSGAALAAVQSAAESASGVVSAFGTSPLGGTSDDSTLTEGQQQTNAAANSGVISTAVELINPMGLHARPAATLAAALGAMNVEIEINGVDGQSVMMLMTLGAGQGTTLQVTASGPDAQRAVDLVRSEVTSGFGEI; this is translated from the coding sequence ATGACTGTATCGCTAGTAATCGTCTCGCACAGTCAAAAGCTCGCTGAGGGCGTCGTTGAACTAGCTGGGCAGATGGCACCCGAGGTGCGGATCTTAGCCGCCGGAGGAATGGACGCGGATGCCGCCGGGCAATCGGCTCTGGGCACCTCGCTGACAAAAATATCGTCCGCTCTTGCCACAGCCGATGTCGGCGACGGTGTGCTGGTACTAGCCGACTTAGGATCGGCAGTGATGACGGCTGAGACCGCGCTGGAACTGCTGGGAAACCCAGAGTCGATCAGGCTGGCGGAAGCCCCAGTCGTCGAGGGGGCGGTAGCCGCTGCGGTGGCAGCGCAATCCGGTGCCGCTTTGGCTGCGGTGCAAAGTGCGGCTGAATCGGCCTCCGGTGTTGTTTCCGCCTTCGGCACCAGTCCACTGGGCGGGACCTCCGACGATTCGACTCTCACTGAAGGGCAGCAGCAGACCAACGCGGCAGCGAATAGCGGTGTGATCAGCACCGCCGTCGAACTGATCAATCCGATGGGCCTGCACGCTCGGCCAGCGGCGACCTTGGCCGCCGCACTCGGTGCGATGAACGTCGAAATAGAGATCAACGGGGTTGACGGGCAATCGGTGATGATGTTGATGACCCTGGGGGCAGGGCAGGGAACCACGCTGCAGGTGACGGCAAGCGGTCCGGACGCACAGCGTGCCGTTGATTTGGTGCGGAGTGAGGTAACGAGCGGTTTCGGCGAGATCTAA
- a CDS encoding PaaI family thioesterase gives MSEAEQPTELPVLRQLELHLAGKDSSGLSEMRYPTAISTFFGIEIVQVGRGTALLQLVVEPAQHGNQQGTIHGGLLVELADAAIGTAHSTLMLPGESFTSIDLHADFLRPVWSDTLSAEATPIQVGHTISRYQCELKRSDGSNVARVISTVMTLRGEKSKGR, from the coding sequence GTGAGTGAAGCTGAGCAACCAACCGAATTGCCGGTGCTTAGGCAGCTAGAACTGCACTTGGCAGGCAAGGACTCCTCTGGCCTTTCTGAGATGAGGTACCCAACCGCCATTTCCACGTTTTTCGGTATTGAGATCGTTCAAGTTGGCCGAGGTACTGCACTTTTGCAACTCGTCGTCGAGCCCGCACAACACGGTAATCAGCAAGGAACCATTCATGGTGGGCTCTTAGTAGAACTGGCGGATGCGGCTATTGGCACCGCACACTCCACCTTGATGCTTCCAGGTGAATCCTTCACCAGCATTGATCTCCATGCAGACTTTCTACGTCCGGTCTGGTCGGATACCCTCAGTGCCGAAGCCACGCCGATCCAAGTCGGCCACACAATTTCGAGATACCAATGCGAGCTAAAGCGCTCCGATGGCAGCAATGTAGCTCGGGTAATCAGCACAGTGATGACCCTTCGTGGTGAGAAGAGCAAGGGGCGATGA
- a CDS encoding YczE/YyaS/YitT family protein has product MNAIEQWQAGRKARRILQLVLGLLGYGAAVMTLVQSGLGAASWNVLSEGVSHTFGISYGWATNVIAVLVLLAWIPLRELPGLGTVLNVLMVGAAADLTATLLPQPSNLTVQFGYLLIGTVALAFFDALYLGAQFGSGPRDGIMTGLVRITGWPIAVVRTCIEVVVAFSGWLLGGTLGFGTVIVALCMGPLVATFLPRVAVRLR; this is encoded by the coding sequence ATGAACGCGATAGAACAGTGGCAGGCTGGTCGCAAAGCTCGTCGGATACTTCAATTAGTCCTAGGTCTGCTGGGTTATGGTGCTGCAGTGATGACGCTGGTGCAGTCCGGCCTGGGTGCTGCTAGCTGGAATGTCCTTTCGGAGGGAGTCAGCCACACCTTTGGCATCTCCTACGGCTGGGCCACAAATGTGATCGCGGTGCTGGTACTGCTGGCCTGGATCCCATTACGGGAGCTACCGGGTCTTGGCACCGTCCTCAATGTGCTGATGGTTGGGGCGGCGGCTGATCTGACTGCCACACTGTTGCCGCAACCAAGTAATCTGACCGTTCAGTTCGGTTATCTGCTGATCGGCACGGTGGCGCTTGCCTTCTTCGATGCGCTCTATCTGGGCGCGCAATTTGGCTCCGGGCCAAGAGATGGCATCATGACTGGCTTGGTGCGGATCACAGGCTGGCCCATCGCCGTGGTCCGTACCTGTATTGAGGTCGTGGTTGCTTTTAGTGGCTGGTTGCTCGGCGGTACCCTCGGCTTCGGCACGGTTATCGTCGCTCTGTGCATGGGCCCACTGGTGGCGACTTTCCTGCCGCGAGTAGCGGTCCGGCTCCGCTAG
- a CDS encoding A/G-specific adenine glycosylase — MDRTPHSALPLLQRSITDWFSAHARELPWRSPNRTPWGVLVSEIMLQQTPVVRVLPRWQEWLDRWPTPAALAAEPAGEAVRAWGRLGYPRRALRLHAAASKIVADYDGVVPGTVEELKSLPGIGDYTAAAVAAFAFGRKATVVDTNIRRVEARLFSGTALPAPSLSAAEMALAEAVLPEAVSDSVDWNAAVMELGALICTARSPQCQECPVRTECAWIAAGEPEPNYQPKGQPWAGTDRQLRGAVMAVLRAAEAPTPWEVFFRPAVQLDQAELSLPLKHLHALESEPSRLENILEGLLKDGLAERSEAGLALPR, encoded by the coding sequence ATGGATAGAACTCCCCATTCAGCGCTACCGCTGTTACAACGAAGCATTACCGACTGGTTTTCGGCGCATGCTCGTGAATTGCCTTGGCGCTCCCCCAACCGTACTCCGTGGGGAGTGCTGGTCAGTGAAATCATGCTGCAGCAGACCCCGGTGGTTCGAGTGCTGCCCCGGTGGCAGGAGTGGTTGGATCGTTGGCCGACGCCGGCTGCACTGGCCGCAGAGCCAGCCGGTGAAGCGGTTCGGGCCTGGGGACGGCTAGGCTATCCACGCCGCGCGCTCCGTTTGCATGCCGCGGCCAGCAAGATCGTCGCCGACTACGACGGCGTGGTGCCCGGCACCGTCGAGGAACTGAAGTCCCTGCCCGGGATTGGCGATTACACCGCCGCCGCGGTCGCCGCCTTCGCCTTCGGCCGGAAGGCCACCGTGGTGGATACCAATATTCGTCGAGTGGAAGCCCGGCTGTTTTCCGGCACCGCACTCCCGGCGCCGAGCTTGAGCGCGGCAGAGATGGCGCTGGCTGAGGCGGTGTTGCCCGAGGCAGTGAGTGACTCGGTGGATTGGAACGCCGCCGTAATGGAGCTCGGTGCGCTGATTTGTACCGCGCGCTCGCCACAATGCCAGGAATGCCCGGTACGCACGGAGTGCGCTTGGATTGCCGCCGGCGAGCCGGAGCCTAACTACCAGCCCAAAGGGCAACCCTGGGCCGGCACCGATAGACAGTTGCGTGGCGCGGTGATGGCGGTGTTGCGTGCCGCCGAGGCCCCCACCCCCTGGGAAGTTTTTTTCCGTCCCGCAGTGCAGCTCGACCAGGCCGAACTGAGCCTGCCGCTCAAACATCTCCACGCGCTAGAGAGCGAGCCGAGTCGTTTGGAAAACATTTTGGAAGGCCTGCTCAAGGACGGTTTAGCAGAACGCAGCGAGGCGGGCTTGGCGTTGCCTCGCTAG
- the disA gene encoding DNA integrity scanning diadenylate cyclase DisA: MVRSPEDSLRATLARVAPGTGLRDGLERILRGRTGALIVLGFDKTIESLCSGGFEIDIDFAPTRLRELAKMDGAIVCDKDASKILRAAVQLVPDPSIETQESGTRHRTAERVAIQTGAPVISVSQSMQIIALYVDGLRHVLEGSEKVLARANQALATLERYRARLDQVTSSLSALEIEAMVTIRDVAVILQRQEMVRRISEEIAQYVLELGVDGRLLSLQLDELTVGRGPGSEMVIRDYSAAETGQEDIDLAVAALHEIGPTELIDLAKIAGIVGLMDSNGSLETVIHPRGYRLLSSFKAVPRAVADRLVEHFDGLQNLMAATIEELMAVEGIGEQRARTVREGLSRIAEASLLDRFL, translated from the coding sequence ATGGTTCGCAGCCCCGAAGACTCATTGCGGGCGACGCTGGCTCGTGTTGCGCCGGGAACCGGGCTTCGTGATGGCCTAGAACGGATTCTGCGCGGTCGCACCGGCGCTTTGATTGTCTTGGGGTTCGACAAAACCATCGAGTCATTATGCTCTGGCGGCTTTGAGATTGACATCGACTTCGCCCCCACTCGACTGCGTGAACTGGCGAAGATGGACGGCGCGATCGTCTGCGATAAAGACGCCTCAAAAATTTTGCGCGCTGCTGTCCAGCTAGTACCCGATCCGAGTATTGAAACCCAGGAGTCCGGCACTAGGCATCGCACCGCTGAGCGGGTAGCTATTCAGACCGGTGCGCCGGTAATCTCGGTGAGCCAGTCCATGCAGATCATTGCGCTCTACGTTGACGGCCTGCGCCACGTTCTGGAAGGTTCCGAAAAAGTGCTCGCCCGCGCCAATCAGGCCCTGGCCACCCTGGAACGCTACCGGGCCCGACTGGATCAGGTCACCTCCTCGCTTTCAGCTCTGGAGATTGAGGCGATGGTGACGATCCGTGATGTCGCGGTAATCCTGCAGCGCCAGGAGATGGTGCGCCGGATTTCAGAGGAAATCGCCCAGTATGTGCTGGAACTCGGCGTCGACGGACGACTGCTCTCGCTGCAACTGGATGAACTGACCGTCGGCCGCGGTCCGGGCAGCGAAATGGTGATCCGTGACTATTCAGCGGCCGAAACCGGTCAGGAAGACATCGACCTGGCGGTCGCTGCGCTTCATGAGATCGGCCCCACCGAGCTGATTGACCTGGCTAAGATCGCCGGTATCGTCGGGCTAATGGATAGCAATGGCTCCTTGGAGACAGTGATCCATCCACGTGGCTACCGGCTGCTTTCCAGCTTCAAGGCGGTGCCTAGAGCGGTAGCTGATCGCTTAGTGGAGCATTTCGATGGTCTGCAGAATCTGATGGCTGCCACCATTGAAGAGCTGATGGCGGTTGAAGGTATTGGTGAGCAACGCGCCCGCACCGTGCGGGAAGGCCTTTCCCGAATTGCCGAAGCGAGTTTGCTGGATCGCTTCCTTTAG